The genomic region GGAGCGCAGGTGGCACAAACCCGAGCGCCCACGATTCGCCGCGGCGCTTGGCCTCCATAAATTCCTCGGAGATACCGACGCTGATGTTGGCGCCGGTGATGACGCCGTCGACCTGCTTGGCTCGGATGAACTTCGGCAAATCGGCGTGGCGATCGTTCAGGATGAGCATGAGCGCGCCGCGGCGGGAGCCGCCCTGAAGTGTCAACTGACAGCCGACGCTCATGATTTCGCCGACGCCCACCGGCCCGAAGCCATCGCCAAAGACCTGGTTGCCCTTGTCGTACAGAAGGCCCCACGAATACGCGCCCGACGAACGGCCGTTCACGCCGCGGACGTAGCTGTAGCGAGGGCGAAGCGACGATAAAACGAGCGACACGCGCTTGCCCTCGCTCATGGCCTCCCACATGTCCCCGAGCGTGCTCGCGATGGTGCTGCGGCTGTCCCCGGGGCTCAGGACGAACCCGACGGCCTGGGGCACCAGGTGAGCATCCGATGCCAGAAGCTTCTCCATCAGCTCGCGCGCGCGGATCCGCCCGTGCTCCTCGACCGGACGACCCTCGCGCAGCCAAGCGTCGAGATCGCCCGACCACGTCTCGTCGTAGCCCTCAACCGACGTGTCTGGAAAACGAAACACCCACTCGTCGTCCTCCTCGACCGCGCGCCAGAATGCCGCATCGGCGCGGACGAGCTTGGTAGAGTGAGGATAGTCGGTCTCCAGAAAATCCAGGAGATCCGGGTGCCATGCGTCAAGGACGAGCATCAGCTCGGATTTGCGCGAGGACTCGCTCACGGGCACCAGCGTGCCCTGAGGCGGGATGCGGGACAGGTTCATGCCCACGCCCCCGCTGCGCGCCTGGATCTCCAGCGTTTGACCGAACGACTCCGCGTAATCGCGGAGGTCAGGGCCCACATTCGGAATCACAAAGCAGTTGTAACTGGTCACCTGCATGCCCGTGCCGAGCGAGGCGTTGATGCGGCCGCCCGGGACGTATCTCCATCCCTTCTGCAGCTCGTAGAAGGCCTCTTCCCACACCTCCGGCTGGCGCGTCACCGCCGCCGCGCCGCGGGCCACCCGGCGCCACATCTGCCGCGGGGACGTTTCCAGGAGCACGTCCACCTGACTCACGGGAAGCTCCACGGTCGATCCGTCCCGGAGCTCCACGGTCACGCGGTCTTCGGCCCGGTTGACCGACTTCACGCGCGCAAGTTCGTGGTACGCCCGCTTTTTGTCCAACACAGCCACCACGAGCGCGCCCGGCGCGAGCGCCTCCTTGCGGATATCCTTCAGCAGGTACCGGTCCGCGACGATCTTCTCTCCCGTCGGACTCAGGTAATCGTCGTCGTTCATGTCCAGCATAGGCCGTTCACGTTGCTCGATGGCCATACGAATCCCCCTCTTCTGCCGCAAGCCCGTTCATTCCTCCGAAGGCTTGTCCGGGCGCGGGATCCTGTCCACAGCGCGCGCGCCTTCCCCAATCAGGGCTAGCACTTCCTTCAACAGCGTTTCGACGTCGCGAAACTCCCGATACACGCTCGCAAACCGGACGTACGCCACGCCGTCCAGTTCTCGAAGTGCCTCCATCACGCGCTCCCCGATGACGGACGACGGCACCTCCCGCTCATACTCCAAGCGCAGTTTCCGCTCGATCTCGTCACAAACCGCTTCCAGCGTCTCCGCCGCGATCGGCCGCTTCTCGCACGCCTTCATGATGCCGCGATACAGCTTGTCGCGCGAAAACTCCTCGCGTTTCTGGTCCTTCTTCACCACCATGAGCGGCCGCTGTTCGACCCGCTCGTACGTGGTGAAACGCCGCCCGCACGCTTCATGAATGCACTCGCGCCGACGGCGAATGGTGGTGCCATCCTCGCCCGGCCGCGACTCGATGACGCGCGTGTTGTCCGCTCCGCAATACGGGCATCTCATCCATTCCACCCCCATGCGCCCGGCACTCGTGCAACCTGCAGCAGACGACAGGCCGTCTATATGTAGTGTCAAACGCTCGAGTCACCGCGATTATAAACGCTATATCTGCCTGAGACAAGCGCCAAAAGCGTTGCAACTCGAGCAACATTCTTGGTTCTTTCAATCGTTCGGGAGGAGTGAGGCCACGGATTCGATGACCCATTCCGGCGGATGCGCCGGGTCCACCTCGCCCGCAAGCCCCGATCTCACCCACACCGTCGCCACGCCCGCGGCCTTGCCCGCCTCGACGTCCGTTTCGACGTTGTCTCCGACGATCACGACCTCATCCTCGCGGAGGCCAAACCGCTCCAAGGCGTATCGCACAAACGAGACGTCGGGCTTCCCGGTGACGAGCACCTCGGCGGAAGACGCCGTCTGCACAAACGCTCCAATCGCGCCGTTGCCCGGCATGAAGCCATCCTCCACGGGCAGGCGCCGGTCTGGATTGGTGAGCACCATCCATCCCACGCGGTGCGCGACGCGGGCGAGGAGCGCGAGATCACCGTAAC from Alicyclobacillus vulcanalis harbors:
- the nrdR gene encoding transcriptional regulator NrdR, with the protein product MRCPYCGADNTRVIESRPGEDGTTIRRRRECIHEACGRRFTTYERVEQRPLMVVKKDQKREEFSRDKLYRGIMKACEKRPIAAETLEAVCDEIERKLRLEYEREVPSSVIGERVMEALRELDGVAYVRFASVYREFRDVETLLKEVLALIGEGARAVDRIPRPDKPSEE